One genomic window of Haloferax mediterranei ATCC 33500 includes the following:
- a CDS encoding helix-turn-helix transcriptional regulator, producing MPIVNSEHRVGGWNDGGPSHSAIESVAFLTRSEHRVHVLELLDQGPCTRDKLKERMNVSRVTLSRILGDLTDRGWITRNTSENVYTLTNFGELVYTDFSRLLGTVSVGSEYPNIVERLPTEWFDFDLRCLADSELVAGESADPLSAARVVANAVQNASSCDSFLGTFITLPMYTYEEAVRAGNEPETTVVFDADVTETMLTDSDLVNRWQEIEGATESVVYYCVENRVPCSIDLIDEETVFLTVDREQQSGFDIIRSTHPEVVEWAQKVLEEYQAIATPLKQRASNSET from the coding sequence ATGCCGATAGTAAATTCGGAGCACCGGGTGGGAGGCTGGAACGACGGAGGCCCGTCGCACAGTGCGATTGAATCGGTCGCATTCCTTACTCGCTCGGAACACCGCGTCCACGTTCTCGAACTGCTTGACCAGGGGCCTTGTACCCGCGATAAACTGAAGGAGCGGATGAACGTTTCACGAGTAACGCTTAGTCGAATCCTCGGTGACTTAACGGACCGCGGATGGATTACACGAAACACGTCGGAGAACGTGTACACGCTCACCAACTTCGGGGAACTTGTGTACACGGATTTCAGCCGACTACTCGGGACTGTGTCGGTCGGAAGCGAATACCCCAACATCGTCGAGCGACTGCCGACGGAGTGGTTCGACTTCGACCTTCGGTGTCTCGCCGACAGTGAACTGGTGGCTGGTGAGAGCGCGGACCCGCTGTCTGCGGCTCGTGTCGTTGCGAACGCCGTTCAGAATGCATCTTCCTGTGACTCCTTCCTTGGGACGTTTATCACCCTTCCAATGTACACCTACGAAGAGGCGGTCCGGGCGGGAAACGAGCCGGAGACGACCGTCGTCTTCGATGCCGATGTTACCGAAACCATGCTCACCGATTCGGACTTAGTGAACCGGTGGCAGGAGATCGAGGGCGCCACCGAGTCTGTAGTCTACTACTGTGTCGAGAATCGCGTCCCTTGCAGTATTGACCTCATCGACGAGGAGACGGTGTTCCTGACCGTCGACCGCGAACAGCAAAGCGGCTTTGACATCATACGGTCTACGCACCCTGAAGTGGTCGAGTGGGCACAGAAAGTACTCGAGGAGTACCAAGCGATAGCAACCCCGCTCAAGCAGCGTGCGAGTAACAGCGAGACCTAA
- a CDS encoding putative sodium/potassium/calcium exchanger, which translates to MIAAPAAASHRSDFDVEIGDNRVELQGDDFDIEFRDDGRIDIEGEDDDLDIELDGDRVEIDSDDVDVDIDDNSIEVEGRSGGSLGLDVEYDGEDLEVESDDFDIERRNGEHDIETNDEDLEVESDGDTIEIESDDFDVEFDDDRIEIEGDDFDVEIDADGDVEVETDEFDFEYDGDELDLESDDFDVEFDDGRIEVDGDDRDFEFDLDSNNGFGGLDIDADDDDVDFDVELDDLEVERDGDRAEVDSDDLEFDSDDGEVDIEVRSGGGVDIEIRDGRVEFENDDFDIDHDGDEFEFEGGDLDLDQD; encoded by the coding sequence GTGATAGCTGCGCCAGCCGCAGCGAGTCACCGGTCCGACTTCGATGTCGAGATTGGAGACAACCGTGTCGAGCTTCAAGGCGACGACTTCGACATCGAATTTAGAGACGACGGTCGGATCGACATCGAAGGCGAAGATGACGATCTCGATATCGAACTCGACGGTGACCGCGTCGAAATCGATAGCGATGACGTTGACGTTGATATCGACGACAACTCGATCGAGGTCGAAGGCCGTAGCGGTGGCAGCCTCGGGCTCGACGTCGAGTACGACGGCGAGGACCTCGAGGTCGAAAGTGACGATTTCGACATCGAACGTAGAAACGGCGAACACGACATCGAAACCAACGACGAAGACCTCGAGGTCGAGAGCGATGGCGACACCATCGAAATCGAGAGCGACGACTTCGATGTCGAGTTCGACGACGACCGTATCGAGATAGAGGGTGACGACTTCGACGTCGAGATCGACGCTGACGGCGACGTCGAGGTCGAAACCGATGAGTTCGACTTCGAGTACGACGGCGACGAACTCGACCTCGAAAGCGACGACTTCGACGTCGAGTTCGATGACGGTCGCATCGAAGTTGACGGCGACGACAGAGACTTCGAGTTCGACCTCGACTCGAACAATGGCTTCGGTGGCCTCGATATCGATGCCGACGATGACGATGTCGACTTCGACGTGGAGCTAGACGACCTCGAAGTCGAACGCGACGGCGACCGCGCCGAGGTCGACAGCGACGACCTAGAGTTCGACAGCGATGATGGTGAAGTCGACATCGAGGTTCGTTCTGGCGGCGGCGTGGACATCGAAATCCGTGACGGACGCGTCGAGTTCGAGAACGACGACTTCGACATCGACCACGACGGCGACGAATTCGAGTTCGAGGGCGGCGACCTCGACCTCGACCAAGACTGA